GGCTGCCACCTGGGTCCTGGTAACTATAATTTCAAAAGTTCAGTAGACATTTTGAAGGAGCGTGAAGTCAGCAAACGGGGACCATATGAGCTGTTTAGTATCGATAGAAATAAGCCAATAAAAACTGGCCATTTGGCAAAATTCGGAAGCTCTACTCTAGGACCAGGTGAATACAACTTGAAATCGTTCACCGATGACATCGAAGCCTACAATAACACAAAGAAGGGCAAATTTGGAAAAACAGAGCAACACCCAGAGAAAGCAGAGCGCATTTACTATTCAACTTTGAGTCAAGTTCCAATCCCCGACTCTGCTGATCTACCTGGCCCGACTTCGTATGACCCTAAGATAAGTTATCCAAAACCGCAAAACCACGGGAAGGCAGGATTTTTGTCTGAGGCATTACGAAATGATAAAAGGTCAATGAGGTTTTTTACCGGAAATTTCAACTCCGTTGGAGCAGGTCGATACGAGGTGCAAAAATTCCATGAATCGGAACACCAAAATGGTCATGAAAGCGTTTTCAAATCTAAAGTGGGCCGACTCGCTCAGCATCAAGAATTTGCATTTCGTGAGCGAATAAGAGAGAAAGATGTGATGAAAGATGAGAGGATTCATTTGCTTGAGCCTCATAGACCGCCATACTATTACCCCCACAACCTGACTGACCATTATAGCCAAACCAAGTCTATCACCATGTCATAGGAGCAGCAGACGGCTACAATATTGAAGCATATCACTAGTTTCTGACTTTTACTACAACTTACTTTTTGGCTGACCTAAAATTTATAGACTATAATACTTTTGAAATTTGTCAACTAAAGAACAAGTGCTAGATTGTTGCTCAAGTCTAGGAGTATTGTAAAACTGCTCAAACTATTTTCTGTGTTATTTTATCAcactttataatatttttaaactttcagaAAATGTATTCTTTGCTAGAAAGCTGAAAgcaaattattaatatttttatatttatacatttgaaaataaaatatataaattatttgttaaaaatgatCAATACAAAAACCAGCAGTTCTAACTTCACCTCGAATTCCGGCGTGCAATGACATGAATTTGAATGACGGTGAGCAAATCGTAGAAAAAACTATATGTAAGGTCAACAAGATCTGGTGAGATCGCAAGGTTGAAAGCAGCAGCAGACAACTCCTGTATTCATAATGACTTCAATAAGATGTAGAGGTTCTTTAGTTGGGTTGTTTTATGAGTTTGATTTTATACTGATCCTTATGTGTCTCATGAACCAGCCTCGCCAAGTTCTCTTCCTGCCTGCAAAATAATATAACCGGTAAGCAACTCACTAATACAATACTATGGCTAGAGAAGTATAATCATATTAGCAAGTGATTATAGAACAGTTAAATGATATAAACTATCTGTCACCAAAAGGGTTAATCCCAGTTGATACATTATACTATACtagataattatatattaaaatataaactgcATAATTTATGAGCCGTGAATATTAGTGTACAATTCATAAGTGTATATAAAGAAAACTAACTATATGATCTTAAATGATGGAACTTGTATAAATATACTTGATAACAAAAAGAGTAGTAAACGGGCTATGTGAATGTTAATAGATATTTAAATTACAGTAAAGGTCATAGGTTCAAGGACAGATGACAAGTGTAGAATACTGGGCTGTCAATCTTACCTAATTTCATGATTCCTAtagaatatatgtatttgagagGTAGGCTTCAATATATGCATGGAAACTTTTTCCTTTATATCATCTATTGATTCCTGGCTGTTCACCGTCAGCCTAAAAGCAAATGAATAGGACTGATTAGagcgataaaaggaaagaccggtACAGAATAATTATTTATCGGACTGGGTGCTATTCAACTAAACTACCACTAACTAGTATCAGATGACAAAGTCAATAGTCTCCTCAGCGTCAAGTTACTGCAATGACCGATTGAACTCAAGAATAAAGCATGGGCACTAATGTAATGTTAGATTCATAGCCTGAACTTACGGTATATGCCATGCGCACACAACTGTGAACTACCTGACATCACCATCTACAAAGTTCTAATGTTGTGTTTTATATCTTCAGATTGTGCTGCTTGTTAGATAATTTCTAGTATGCTAGTCCCTGTAGTACATGCACCCTGTTGAGACAACTCCCTTTTTGGCGGCTACACACTGCTTTTTCTAGATACCAGAGAGAGGTTTCAACTAGGATATTTTGTATGCAAGGTGCACTCCGGGCCTGTAGAATGAGTTACCACCAGATACTATAGCCTGACTATCCACTCCGCAATTGCTAAATCCTTTCCAGATGCTACTGGCAGACAGTTCAGCGGTCGGTGGGCACATTTGAGCAGATAGCCACCAAATACTGGCCAGACAACGGGTTTAACAACTGCTAAATTGCCACCAGATGTTATGGCTAGACTATCTAGCAATATCAATCTAGCAATTGCACATTTGGCTGAGGTCTCACTTATCTGGTAGCAATATGTTTTAcgcatataatatttattaccgCTAAAAACGCTAGTTTCGTAAACAATGATAAAGAAAAAGCACTCAATACATTATATGCAGAGTGaattatagatatacatgtacatatatatgtatatctacacatagatatacgtatatacctatacacacatacttatatatataagtatatacatatatatacacgtgtacatatatatgtagatatatacacacatatacatatatatatatatacatatatgtactacGGTAAGTTggttttgtatatataaatata
Above is a window of Watersipora subatra chromosome 3, tzWatSuba1.1, whole genome shotgun sequence DNA encoding:
- the LOC137391877 gene encoding ciliary microtubule-associated protein 2-like: MAQLEKKFNGAPFGTQTPRFDIAGVHPANKMPASYTQVNYCHKSMDKITRKRGPGLYDIEQGGFKPDAVDTRSAGPGWARESEMKRLAALPHLLHKDQWEARRLLAKKLGPGSYNIKDFKEVSDEIPKSKIGICGYLGKRMKSAFKEKTPGPGTYGEGGVPHSSIEEKSKKSTSTIGMLDAATSGKRDLPTVGCHLGPGNYNFKSSVDILKEREVSKRGPYELFSIDRNKPIKTGHLAKFGSSTLGPGEYNLKSFTDDIEAYNNTKKGKFGKTEQHPEKAERIYYSTLSQVPIPDSADLPGPTSYDPKISYPKPQNHGKAGFLSEALRNDKRSMRFFTGNFNSVGAGRYEVQKFHESEHQNGHESVFKSKVGRLAQHQEFAFRERIREKDVMKDERIHLLEPHRPPYYYPHNLTDHYSQTKSITMS